The Triticum urartu cultivar G1812 unplaced genomic scaffold, Tu2.1 TuUngrouped_contig_5968, whole genome shotgun sequence genome segment aatattcatagataagctgatcataaatcgacaattcatcggatctcggcaaacataccacaaaaagtattacatcaaatagatctccaagaacatcgaggagaacatggtattgagaatcaaagagagagaagaagccatctagctactagctatggacccgtaggtctgtggtaaactactcacgcttcatcagagaggcaatggtgttgatgtagaagccctccatgatcgaatccccctccggcaggatgctagaaaaaggcccctagatgggatctcatgggcacagaatgttgcggcggtggaaaaagtggtttcgtggctcccctggtaggttttgggatatttgagaatatataggcggaagaaataagCCGGtagagtcacgaggggcccacaagagTGGGgccgtgccctaccccctgggcgcgcctcccgacCATGTGGTTGCCTCGTGGTTTTCCTGACTTGCGCTCCAAGCCCtgggatgtcttctggtccaagaaaaatcatcgcgaaagtttcattccgtttggactccgtttggtattccttttctgcgaaactctaaaacaaggaaaaaatagaaactcactctgggctctaggttaataggttagtcccaaaaatcatataaaatagcatattagtgcatataaaacatccaaaacagataatataatagcatggaacaataaaaaattatagatacattggagacgtatcatgtagATCCTTggttgcgagtactttggatgagtacccatggttgctttgctccctcttttcccccttttccaTTTTTCTCAGATATCGCAAccagatgatggagtccaggaaccagaggatcccgaggttgtttctacatggagttcggcttcgaggagtagttaagaggtcccaggcaggaggcctttcCTTTTCGATTGTTACTACTTTTGTggtagccttcttaaggcaaacttgtttaacttatatCTGTACTCAAATATTATTGCTTCCGCTAAATCTTGTGTATTCGAGCACTCGAGGCCCCTgacttgtaatataaagcttgtattattttaatttgtgtctagagttgtgttgtgatatcttcaagtgagtccttgatcttgatcgtacacatttgtgtgtatgattactatacgattgaatcgagggcgtcacaagttggtatcagagccgacttcctgtaggaatcccccttccaaactccttggccTAAGCTGTGTTTAGTCATTAAAAAagtttttactaacatggttgtgcggcttacgggcccacgtcatCATCGGGTGGTGTTAgaatcttttactcctcgatctttactctgggactctgacaTCTCTTCTATTCGTGTTAAATGATTTTTGCAAACTCTAACATTAGGTTCTCATAAATACTTCCTCCAGGGAGCCCCATATcacagatgatcgcctgctgcaccaaaagattccgaagataccctctgatgttctctcgagactttgtgcccgCCGTTTTTGCAATTCCCTATCACCGATATATTCCTATGTATAAATACATAAACTCGCCGGCCATACCTTCATTCCAAGATGATCTTGTTATTACTAGATACCACGGAATATTTTCTAATATCTCGAGAATCCTTTGTGCCTACTGTTAGCTCTTTTCAACGTGAACACACCTGCAAAAAATTCCTCACACTTATCAAGGATTCGTTCATCCCCGGTTGAtcatgtgtttcacaaaattCTTTGAAATGCTATTCggtcttccgaaaatcctcaacaacctattgctcttgaaattcttgcctGCTTGCATTATGCTTAATTCCATATGTCTAGTAGTCTTCGTTGACATCCCTTGTCCTTGCCATTTTGAGCCTAATGATTTATTGTGTGTGAATGCACACAATCATTAGTTGACCCTTATAAATCATCCTTTCGGCTCGGACGTCAATCCAGATATGAGCTGCTTCTCGGCAAATCAAACCATCATTGATTGTCGATCTATGTCTATTCAACTTACTTATCTCTTGATCAGAGCCTCTGCTTCTGACCCCTTGaattggaaatcataattcctttgcatttgatcCTTGAATTAGTCAGTTGCTTCTATAATCCAATGCTTTCGCAttgtttcttcctctggttgtgtgtcgatgctcacatcagctcctCTATGGACCTTCGGATCCTTTGTTGAAATATCATCCGACAGTGTCCTTCGTATACAAAAACCTCGAGAAGTTCtttccctgatacataatgccttcGGTAAGTTGTATCGTCCATTTTTGTAAACCATGCTCTATtgtcgagcttgtgttatttactactgaagcttgtggtatatgttcctaagatgcccctaagggttgaacctatgccttcctagATCGAGGTAAACCCGAGAGCtatcacgagtcatactcttctagtgttttgctagataaaatttcaacattacaacttcttcgaaaatgagaagtgaatgaaagtttatgcattggagaagtgggagtcgactttgaactttgtgttcatgcccatggacacgatgtacatcttatcatggaagcttctcttgAATTAATTATTCgcttggtataagttcatcttatatctagGATCTGGTATTTTGCAATTGTGGTTTCGACCACATTTTCGCCTTGATTCCATTTATCAGACAAGTTAAAGCACTTCTCTTTTGTTGATCAATACATCTCCGCAACCTCTATTTTGATCTTCCTTCGAGTATTGCCCTCCGGTATCTCGAGAATATTAAGGAACTATGCCGCTTCCTATGAGTCTACATCTAGTATTGCTTCTCACGAATTTCAGATTTCCCCCGGGTTCTGAGTTATTAGTCACTCaagaacaccgataagtgaattgattccgcacgccgattcaataactctaagcaattttcattgcttacgagtttaataatccttcaagtcattcatACCCCGATCGTCTATATCATTATTGTGTTAaattttaactatgctacctggtccttcccggagcacaattttcgacgatgagctaaccTTACGCCGATCTTCCTCATCATGTCATTTttccttgaacaacaagcttgaatTCGAGTTTGTATCGTACccttggttccaataacctttcgcttcatcattcctttgacttgatgtcatcgttGTTCGATTGCTTCTTCATGGAGCCTCTCAACAAAAATTGTTGtggtcatcatcaacattttgacaccttccaggatatcaatcgaattcatgatgagaataccatccttgcccctcaaTGAATTGTCTTGTCATTGACAACattattgccttccctccaacacatACTTGTTCATGTTATGGAGCTCCTTGCTATCCAGCTTATCTTGTGTTCTACCTTGGGGTACTACtgtcttttatgtcaagaatgttgcGAGAATTTCACCACcccttaagaattcttgatacatGGGATACTTATTACCATCACCACTCTTTTCTTGGTCCCCATGTTGTTTCTAACTAgaataccgacaaatggtctgtgacatgtaaattcaaaacttctagcaaccctaatgctttgaagttaatggtcgatagtTTCATTCAAGTCTtttggttattgaatcaccattccaacattgatcatgctacttAGTTCATATTTCTAGGTGCATGTTTCGATCAATGTTTACTTGTGGATGTTTTCCTCGaacatacatcattatatcatttaaCCTGACAAAtattatctccttgttcacataattgtggaatccattttttggaaatctcgatgaaatgttgctgagtccatcagccacctcctcatcctctccttggtttaatgaagAGTAAATTGCAGAAAACCACCAGTTTGAGGGCTAGGTTAGCAGAAATCACTACATTACAGTTTCTTGGCAAAAAACACCAACTCTCCCGTAAACAATTTGCAAATACCACTGATCGGTGGATCAGACACCGATAAGTGGATTTATGATAGGTGGGGCCCGGTTTTTGCCGACGTGGCGCTGTCAGCTGGTCCGACAGCCGTTAGACGCCGTTAGACGGCGCTCTCGCACATGAACTTAAGTGATTCACTCCTCTGTCTCTCACTCTCACTCTCACTTTGCTCTCGCACGCTCCCGCTCTCGCTCTGTTCTTGCTCGCTGCCGCCGGCTGCTCCGCTCCGCATCACGCCGCCACCGCCGCATCGTCATGGTGTCCTGGAGTGAAAGCGACGACAGCAGCGAGCACACTAGGAAGTACATCAGCTCTGATTCTGACGATGGCAGAATGCAGGTATGCATTTGGGAATATTTtcctagggttagggtttgttCTATGATTTGGGGATATTTTTCTCAAAGGAGCTTGTGTGTTAGCTGATGAAATGTTATGCATTTCTTTGCACTCCCAGGTCCCTACTTCAACTGAGGACTCCGATTTCGAGGGCCCTGAAGATGAAATGCAGGTTTTGTGCCATGGTCACGGGAAGTTAGCAGAGAGGCGCGTTGCTTTTGAAGGAATTCTAACTGGGAGGAGGTTTCTCTGTTGCGCTGAGAAGGTATATGCTTCTAAGTGAGAGCACAATCATTGTTAGGATTTGACCATTGTTTATTTATTGTTAAGTTGGGAGACTGTTGAGGCAGTCATTGTTTACTCTTAGGAGAGTGTTGAGTCAGTCATTGTTTACTCTGAGGAGAGTGTTTAGGCAGTCATTTTTTACTCTGGCAACAATGTTAATTAGATTAAAGTACAGTGGATGCATGGGTTAGTTTATTCCTAATAGCAGCACATCATTGTATAATTGAGAGCAGAACATCAGTGCTTTCTTCTTGAAATATAATATCTTTAGCTTTGGTTGTGATGAAAGGTTTTAATATGGTTTTGAATACTACCTTATTTCAGGAAGGTAGAGACTGTGGACTAGTTAAATGGATTGATCCTGCTTGGCCCAATACCCTTGAGAATGCATTGCACAAGTTATGGTTGATGTATGAAGACAACAAGAGACAGAGGGCTGAGGACACTCTGATGAATTCTTTTGAAGTTCATAACCTGACACAAGAGAAGAAAAAGTTGCAGGCCAGCTATGAGAAGCTGGTTGAAGATGTCAATGCACTTGTGGATGCCCAGCAACGTAGGGTAGAGTTAGAAAAGACAGATGCTGATACCAAGAAGTTGGAGGATACGTATGAGATGGTGAAGAACCTGTCAGCTGCTCAGGCCAGTGTCATTAGGAACATGAAGCTCAAGCTAGCTGAAGAGAGGAAGAACTTACAGATCCAAATTGATGAGCTGCAGAAGAGTGTTGAAGAGAGCTATGTGAAGTTGCAGGAGAGCAATGTGAAGCTGCAGGAGAGCAATTTGAAGATGCAGGGGATCAAGGCCATCCTAAATGAATGATCACCTGGCTGTGGAAGAGGGCACTATCATTTGGCATTTGCTTACCTTTTGTAGGGTGTGGTTGGCTGTGCTGTAATGAGATTATGGTTTTAATTTCCTGAACTATGGATCTGTAATGTACTAATCTAGTACTATGATTATCTATGGATTTGAATTTTTTACTCTGGCAACAATGTTAATTAGATTAAAGTACAATGGATGCATGGGTTAGTTTATTCCTAATAGCAGCACATCATTGTATAATTGAGAGCAGAACATCAGTGCTTTCTTCTTGAAATATAATATCTTTAGCTTTTGTTGTGATGAAAGGTTTTAATATGGTTTTGAATACTACCTTATTTCAGGAAGGTAGAGATTGTGGACTAGTTAAATGGATTGATCCTGCTTGGCCCAATACCCTTGAGAATGCATTGCACAAGTTATGGTTGATGTATGAAGACAACAAGAGACAGAGGGCTGAGGACACTCTGATGAATTCTTTTGAAGTTCATAACCTGACACAAGAGAAGAAAAAGTTGTAGGCCAGCTATGAGAAGCTGGTTGAAGATGTCAATGCACTTGTGGATGCCCAGCAACATAGGGTAGAGATAGAAAAGACAGATGCTGATACCAAGAAGTTGGAGGAGAAGTATGAGATGGTGAAGAACCTGGCAGCTGCTCAGGCCAGTGTCATTAGGAACATGAAGCTCAAGCTAGCTGAAGAGAGGAAGAACTTACAGATCCAAATTGATGAGCTGCAGAAGAGTGTTGAAGAGAGCAATGTGAAGCTGCATGAGAGCAATGTGAAGCTGCAGGAGAGCAATTTGAAGCTGCAGGGGATCAAGGCCATCCTAAATGAATGATCACCTGGCTGTGGAAGAGGGCACTATCATTTGGCATTTGCTTACCTTTTGTAGGGTGTGGTTGGCTGTGCTGTAATGAGATTATGGTTTTAATTTCCTGAACTATGGATCTGTAATGTACTAATCTAGTACTATGATTATCTATGGATTTGAATTAATGATAAATGTGATGGTATTTAGAGTATTTGGATGAAATATGATCTTTTTAGAATTTATGTATTTGAGCCATCAAATAGGGTTTGTAGCCATCTTTGGGGGTTTTGTCAACATCTAGCCTTCACTAGGGTTTTTAGGCATCTTTGATGATTTTGTCGACGTCTAGCCATCATATAGGGTTTTTAGGCATCTTTGGGGGTTTTGTCGACATCTAGCCTTCAGCTAGGGTTTTTAGGCATCTTTGATGATTTTGTCGACGTCTAGCCATCACCTAGGGTATTTTGGCATCTTTGATGGTTTTGTCGACATCTAGCCTTCACTAGGGTTTTTAGGCATCTTTGATGATTTTGTCGATGTCTAGCCTTCAGCTAGGGTTTTTAGGCATCTTTGATGATTTTGTCGACATCTAGCCATCACCTAGGGTATTTTGGCTTCTTCGATGGTTTTGTCGACATCTAGCCTTCATTAGGGTTTCTAGGCATCTTTGATGGTTTTGACGACGTCTAGCCATCAAATAGGGTTTTTTGGCATCTTTGGGGGTTTTGTCGACATCTAGCCTTCACCTAGGGTATTTTGGCATCTTCGATGGTTTTGTCGACATCTAGCCTTCACTAGGGTTTTTAGGCATCTTCAATGGTTTTGTCGACGTCTAGCCATCACCTAGGGTATTTTGGCATCTTCGATGGTTTTGTCGACATCTAGCCTTCACTAGGGTTTTTAGGCATCTTCGATGGTTTTGTCGACATCTAGCCTTCACTAGGGTTTTTAGGCATCTTTGATGGTTTTGTGGACGTCTAGCCATCAAATAGGGTTTTTAGGCATCTTTGGGGGTTTTGTCGACATCTAGCCTTCACCTAGGATATTTTGGCATCTTTGATGGTTTTGTCAACATCTAGCCTTCACTAGGGTTTTTAGGCATCGTCGATGGTTTTGTCGACGTCTAGCCATCACCTAGGGTTGGCATCTTCGATGGTTTTGTCGACATCTAGCCTTCACTAGGGTTTTTAGGCATCTTCGATCGTTTTTTGGCATCTTTGGTGGCTTTGTCGACATCTAGCCTCATCATCGCAAAATGTATGATAAACTCATCATCACAAAATACCAGAAAAGATGTATGATAAACTCATCATCATCACAAAATGTATGCTAAACTCATCATCATCACAAAATGTATGATAAACTCATCATCACAAAATACCATCGAAGCATTATAGTATGACAACTTAACTTAAACATCTCAACTACATGACCATCATCACAACCAAACTGATCAAATTGACAGTATTTTGACACAACCAAACATCTCAACAGCAGTTTGACACAACCAAATTGACATTATTTTGACACACAACCAAATTGACCATCATCACAAGAGTTTTCACACACCTAAAATGCATCATTCCCATGGAGCACCTGAAGCAGTCAAGTAATCTCTAATTTTCTGGGTGGGCTTCCTGATTCTTTGGGAAAC includes the following:
- the LOC125529947 gene encoding uncharacterized protein LOC125529947, with the protein product MLCISLHSQVPTSTEDSDFEGPEDEMQVLCHGHGKLAERRVAFEGILTGRRFLCCAEKEGRDCGLVKWIDPAWPNTLENALHKLWLMYEDNKRQRAEDTLMNSFEVHNLTQEKKKLQASYEKLVEDVNALVDAQQRRVELEKTDADTKKLEDTYEMVKNLSAAQASVIRNMKLKLAEERKNLQIQIDELQKSVEESYVKLQESNVKLQESNLKMQGIKAILNE